GCTGCTGGCTACGAGAAAGGATTTCATGCTTGGTCCATGGTTATCTTCCGCCAATAAGTGGGGGACGAATGAAAAAGAGAAAGCGTTGTATGAACGAAATGCGCGTGACCTCATTACATTATGGGGAGATGCGAACAGTCCGTTACACGAATATTCCAACAGACAGTGGAGCGGTTTGCTTAACGACTTTTATGCACAGAGATGGATACAGTTCTTGGATATGTTGCAATTATCCCTGAGGGCAGGAGCGCCGGCTGATTTCAATGGATTTGAAGCGCGAATAAAGCAATGGGAGTGGCAGTGGGTGAACAGGCGGAATAAATTTACTGATATACCAGTTGGAAATAGTATTGCCATAGCGATGGAGATGTATAAATTATATCGTCCTAAATATGCCCAGCGATGAGTAAACAGACTGGAGGAAGATTGGTATCACTTGACGCATTACGGGGCTTTGATATGTTCTGGATCATGAGTGGTGAGCATATTATTCATGAGTTGGCAAAGGCTACGAACTGGCCGGTATTCCGGGTCATGTCGGCGCAACTGCATCATACGGTATGGAATGGTTTCACCTTCTATGATATGATATTTCCGCTGTTCCTGTTTATTTCGGGTATATCAATGCCTTATTCCATGCAGAAGAAGGTGCAATTGGCAGGTGTCGGTGAAGCTTTCGAATTGCCCTGGAAAGATAAAAAGGCATTGTATCTCTCCATGTTGCGGAGGACCCTCCTGCTGATCATACTTGGATGTATTGTGAATGGCTTACTGGCTTTCAGGGGGTATGAGCAGACCCGGTTTGCCAGCGTATTGGGACGTATCGGTCTCGCCTGGTTCTTTGCCGGCCTGATATATTTAAATAATGATGTACGGAAGCAGCTATGTTATCTGGTGGCGATACTGTCAGGATACTGGGCGATGATGGAATTTATTCCCGTACCAGGTTATGGCGCGGGTGTACTGACAATGGAGGGATCTTTTGAGTCTTATGTTGACAGGCTATTACTTCCGGGTAAGTTACATGATGGCATACACGATCCGGAAGGTATCATGTCCACTATCCCGGCTGTGGGAACAGCGCTGATGGGTATATTGACCGGCACATTTCTCCGGGATGGGAAGTTCAGTATGCGGGAGAAAGCCTGCTTTCTTTTCGCTGCCGGGATTGGTTTCGTCTTACTCGGCTTGTTATGGGACACGGTTTTCCCAATAAACAAGCGCTTATGGACAAGCTCTTTTGTTGTATATACAGCAGGGTGGAGTCTGCTGCTATTATCTATCTTCTATTGGGTTATAGATGTTGCAGGATTTCAGCGTTGGGCCTTTCTATTTATTATAATCGGTACAAATTCCATACTTATTTATATGTGTGCGGAGGGACTGGTGAACTTTAAGTATACTGCCGACTATATTTTTGGAGGGGCGATCCGGCACCTGCCTTTGTTATGGCAACCGGTATTGGCTGCGATGTCGGTTACTTTTGTGCAATTAATATTATTGTATATTTTGTATAGGAATAAGCTCTTTCTGAAAATATAGCGGGAGGGTTATGCGTCGTCTGCCCGGCAGCGTGTTAGGACGAGATCGTGTTTAGATTTCCACGAAGGAGCATTAGCTGTATTACAGGTGGACGAATTGACATTGTTTTCATAATAAAATATTTCACGTTGAACAGAAGAACGCTTTTAAAACAACTTGGTCTGGCTATTCCGGCAGCCATGATAAACATGGAGCTTCGCGCTTCGGATGCTACATTGGGTTATCCGGAGGAAATGATGACAGGGCCTTTTAAACCCACCTGGCCATCTTTGCAACAGTACGCTACTCCTGACTGGTTTCGTAACGCCAAATTTGGGATATGGGCGCACTGGGGACCTCAGTGTCAGCCGGAAAACGGTGATTGGTATGCCAGGGAAATGTATATGGAAGGTAATCATCATTACAATTTCCATCTGAAGAAATATGGTCATCCGTCCGTCTTCGGATTCAAAGATGTGATCAACGAATGGAAGGCGGAGCTATGGGATCCGGAGTCGCTGCTGTCATTGTACAAGGATGCTGGCGCGAAATATTTTGTAGCCCTTGCTAATCACCATGACAATCTGGACCTCTATCAGAGTAAATATCAGCCGGCATGGAATAGTGTAAAGGTCGGACCTAGGAAAGACGTGATCGGTGGATGGGCGAAAGCTGCAAGAAAACAGGATATACGTTTCGGTGTGAGCGTGCATGCTGCTCATACCTGGAGTTGGATGGAAACCGCACAGCGCGCAGATAAAACGGGCCCATTTGCCGGTGTACCCTACGATGGAAAGGTAACCA
The DNA window shown above is from Chitinophaga agri and carries:
- a CDS encoding acyltransferase family protein; the protein is MSKQTGGRLVSLDALRGFDMFWIMSGEHIIHELAKATNWPVFRVMSAQLHHTVWNGFTFYDMIFPLFLFISGISMPYSMQKKVQLAGVGEAFELPWKDKKALYLSMLRRTLLLIILGCIVNGLLAFRGYEQTRFASVLGRIGLAWFFAGLIYLNNDVRKQLCYLVAILSGYWAMMEFIPVPGYGAGVLTMEGSFESYVDRLLLPGKLHDGIHDPEGIMSTIPAVGTALMGILTGTFLRDGKFSMREKACFLFAAGIGFVLLGLLWDTVFPINKRLWTSSFVVYTAGWSLLLLSIFYWVIDVAGFQRWAFLFIIIGTNSILIYMCAEGLVNFKYTADYIFGGAIRHLPLLWQPVLAAMSVTFVQLILLYILYRNKLFLKI